Part of the Pseudomonas sp. P8_241 genome is shown below.
TCGCCGGGTTGTACTTCCATGGGTGGTTGTACGTGCGGATCAAACGCTGGATGGACCGCGACCTGGCATTGGCGCTGGCGGGCAACGACGAACAGAAAAAAGCCTTCATGCTCGAACAGCTCGCAAACGCTCAGGCGCAAAAGATAAAGCGCAGAGACCTGCCGAAGTGGCTTGAGGCCGCGGCGGCAGGCTATCCCGATCGGTAGACTGCCTAGGGTGCCAGACGTTCAAGAATCCAGCGGGCGGCTTGTTGACGGTAATTGAGGCGATCGTGCAGGCGGCTCGGACGACCCTGCCAGAACTCGATACGCTCGGGTAACAGGCGATATCCACCCCAATGCTCCGGGCAATGAGGCTGGCTATCGCTGAAGCGTTGCTCGGTGTCCTTGAGCAGTGTTTCCAACTCGCCACGATCGGCGATGACACGACTTTGCGGGGAAGCCCAGGCGCCCAGGCGGCTGCCCAGCGGGCGAACCTGATAGTAAGCGTCAGACTCCTGTGGCGTGACCTTCACCACCCGTCCTTCGATGCGCACCTGACGCTCCAGGGCTGGCCAGAAAAACGTCATGGCCGCGAATGGATTGGCGGCCAGGTGCTGGCCCTTGGCGCTGTCGTAGTTGGTGAAGAAGGTGAAACCCTGCTCGTCCAGGCCCTTGAGCAGCAGAATGCGACAGTGCGGTCGACCGTCCGGATCGACCGTGGCCAGGGTCATGGCGTTGGCTTCCACCGGTGCCTGCTCCGTTTTCACCGCGTCGGCGAACCACTGATGGAACAGCGCAAACGGTTCGCCCGGGGCTTGTGCCTCGGTCAGGCCATCACGGGTGTAGTCACGACGCATATCAGCCAGGCCCTGGGTCATGGCGCATTCCTTTTGGTTAACGAATCACTTCTTTGCAGTATCGGTGGCGGCGACCTTCTTGTCAGCAGTGGAGGCTTTGGCTGGCGTGGTCTTTTTCGCCGGGGTCGCGGTTTTGGCAGGGGCTTTCTTGGCCGGTGCTTTTTTCGCGGGGGCTTTTTTCGCCGCTGGCACGGTCGCTTTCGAGCTGGCAGGTGCCGCAGTCACAGGTTTGGCGACGGGCTTGACGTCCTGCGCGGCGACCATCGTGAGCGGTTTCGGCGCCGGCATGTTGTATTTGCTCAGCAACGCAACCATGGTGTTTTGCGGCGTAACCAGCAGCTCCACGCGGCGGTTCAGCGCACGTCCTTCGACGCTGTCGTTGGCAGCGCGCGGCGCATCACCACCCATGCCACGCAACATCAGACGATCACGTTGCAGGCCACTGAGACGGAAAATCGCGGCGACAGCCTGAGCACGTTCCTGGCTCAACTTGACGTTGGCCGGAGCAGCACCGGACGTGTCGCTGTGGCCGAGGACCAGAACGGCAGTCTTTGGATCGACTTCGAGCATTTTGGCGACCCGGGTGAACGGGCCGAGCGTGACCGGCAGCAGCATGGCCGGGCGGTCCGGGTTGAACGAGCCTTCGACCGGCGCTATGACTACCAGCACGTTTTCGCGACGTTCGAGTTGCAGGTTGCTGTCCTTGATCGCTTCGCGCAGACGTGGTTCGTAGTCGTCCAGCCAGGCTTGGGTAATTTTTGGATCAGGCATCGGCACGGCTTTGGCAGTGCTCTGATCGCTACCACCGAACGGCCACCACCACTTGCCGCCGGTATCGGCTTCGGTTTTGGCGGCTGCAACGGCAGCAGGCTTAACTTCAGGTTTCACTTGCGGTTTGGCGGACTTGTCTGCGCTGTCATCGGAACCGAACGGCCAGTACCAAGGGCTGCTGCTATCGGTCTTGGCGACCGGTGCAATGGCTGCCGGTTTCAGCGGAGCTGGAGCGGGTGCCGACTCTTTCGCCGCGACTTTGTCGGAGGAGCCGAACGACCACCAGCTACCGCCATCGGAATCATTTTGTGGGGTCTGTGCGCAACCGGTAACAGCGAAGCACAGGGCCAAGGCGAGGGTTTTATTGGATGACATTGGATATCCACAAAAATGAAGTCAAAAAATCAGGCCACATCGGCCGTATAAACAGACGCTTTGAAACTGAAAAGGCGTTCGGGTTCCGGCCCTGGGACCCTTGAGCCCGTTTTACAGACAGGTGGCCAGTACCCGCACCAGCTTCTGCGCACGCGGGTCCATCAAGACGTAGGGCCCCAGAGTATTTGTCACAAAACCGAAGGCTACGTCATGCTCCGGGTCGGCAAAACCGATGGAGCCACCGGCACCTGGATGACCAAACGCCCGCGGGCCGAGGCCGAATGTTGCGTTAGGCACGTCCGGTTGATCGAGCATGCAACCCAGGCCGAATCGGGTCCGGGTCAATAAAGTCTTGTCTTCGCCCAGGCTATGTTCGCGGGTCAGCTCGTCGAGCATCTCGCTTTCCAGCAAGCGGCCGTCGAGCAACCCGGCGTAGAAGCCGGCCAGGCTTCGGGCATTGCCGTGGCCATTGGCGGCCGGTTGCTGCATGCGCCGCCATTCCGGTTTGTTGGTGCTGGTCATGATCGACGGCGGATTGGTGAAGGCTCGGGTGGTCATGGCGGTTGGCTCACGCATGGTCACTTGCAACAGGCGCTGGGCTGCGGTGTCGCCGACGTTGCCCTTGCCGCGAGCGATGTGCGCCACGCGATGGAATTCTTCGTCAGCCAGACCGACGTGAAAATCCAGCCCCAATGGCTTGGCAACCCTGGCCACGATGGACTCGCCCGGCCCACGACCGTCAGCGCGTCGCAGCAACTCGCCGATCAGCCAGCCGTAAGTGATCGCCGCATAACCGTGACCTTCTCCCGGCGTCCACCACGGTGCTTCGGCGGCCAGCGCGTCAACCATGGTTTGCCAGTCGTAAAGGGCCTCAGGAGCCAGCAACTCGCGCAGCGCGGGCAGTCCGGCCTGATGGCAAAGCAGGTGGCGCAGGGTGACGGATTCTTTACCGGCAGCGGCGAATTCCGGCCAGTACCGAGCTACCGGAGCATCCAGTTGCAGCTTGCCTTCGGCCACCAATTGCAGCGCGGTAACGGCGGTGAAGGTTTTGGTGCAGGAGAACAGGTTGGCGATGGTATCGCTGTGCCAGGCTTCGGCACCGTCCTTGTCCGCCGTGCCGGACCAAAGATCGAGAACGGTTTCGCCACCGACCTGAATGCACAACGCCGCGCCACGTTCCTGAGGATCGTCGAACAGTGCCGCGAACGCCTCACGCACTGGCTCGAACTTAAGCTCGTAATGACCCTGAATCTGCACCCGCAACTCCCCCGGATTAACGCTCTACAAAGTGGCGGGCATTGTTCCAGCCCTTGAGGGTTTTGGGAACAGGGTTGGGCCGGGCGGTCAATTGATGATCAAGATCGAAAGATCGCAGCCTGCGACAGCTTCTACAGGTGCCACAGGCTGCAAAACGGGTTTAATGGCCTTTGCCAGAATGACCGCCCGCGCCCTTGCCCGGCCCTTTCCCGGCGTCGGCCTTGCGGCCCCCTTCGGCATCGTGGCTCGCTTTGTCAGCCTCGGCTGCAGCTTTTTCGGCTTCTTTACCCATTTGATCGACCGCCGCCAGATTGCTCTTGCGCACGCTGTCGACGAAGCCCTGGAACGGCAGATCGGTAATCCCGACCAGACCGAAGTGGCCGTTTTCACCATCGAGCAGGCGGCCGGTTACCGGTTGGTCGAGGTACTGGAACCAATGCACACCGACAATCGACGGCTCGCTCATCGCCTGTTTGAGGAAATTCGCGTAGGCCGGCCCCCGGTCGTCTTCTTTGGCCAATGGTGTGACACCCCCCCAGAACGGTCCACGATCAGCCGAGCCGAAATTGAACTCGGTAATCAGCACCGGCTTGTCGAGGTTGCGCAGTTTGGCAAAGTCGTAACCATCCTGAGGTTGCAGCGTGTACATGTTGAAACTCAACACGTCGCAGTACTGGGCGCAGGACTCCACCGCTTCCGGCGTACTGATGGCGAAACGGCCACCGAGCAATAACTGATTCGGTGCGTGCCACTCGAGCGAGTCGGAGATCGTCTTGAAGTAAGTGTCGGCGAAGATTTTCTGGAAATATCTGAAGTCAGCTTCGATTTCCGGGTGTGCGGCGTCAGGCAATGGTGGCACGAAACCCGGGTCTTCCATCAACTCCCACGCGGGCAGATCAATGCCCCAGGCTTTCGACAGACCTGCCTGATTGCGGTACTTGTCACGCAACTGCTTGAGAAACGCGCGTTTGGCCGGCACGTCGGTGGTCATTTTCAAGGTGCCGTAGGCCAAGGCATAACGATCTTTCGGATCATCGCCAGGCCCGGCCCAGGCCAGTTCATTGTCGGCGTAGTAGCCGATCAGCCATGGATCATCACGATGATCGCGGGTGGCGATGGCCACTGCACGCTCGGTGGCCATGGCGAAGCGCGGGTCGAAGGGATCGGGCATGCCGCCCCACCAATCACTGCCCGTGCTGATACTGGCGTAATCGCCGACGATCGCTAACGGCAAGGTGTACGGTACACGGTCGGCGTTACCCAGCACTGGTGCACTCCAGTTGCCGATTGTGTTGAAGCCCCAGGCTTGCAGACGATCGAGGGTATGGTTGGCCCAGCGTTGCTCGTCAAAAACCGCCTTGCAAGGCTCCACAGCCTCGGGGGCTGGCGCTTTCGCTTCAACCCGGGCAGCTTCTGCGACACCGGACTCAGGACTCGGCGGCACAACCGTTCGTTCAACGGCTTTCTCTGCCGCGGCCTCAACCGCATCGGCCTTGGCGGCAGCGGCAACGCCGGCCTTGGTGTCACTGCCTAGCGCGCACGGATCACCGTACAGACGCTGCAAATTGGCCCCGTAAAAATCGTACCAGCGACCGGCGTTGTAGCCACGACCCTGATCGGCACCGTTGCCGCCACGGTTGTCGCCTTCGCCGTAATGACCGACCAAAACATCGTCCGGCTTGGGCAGGGATTCGAACATCCACTCGCGACCGGCCACGTAAGTCTGGTTGACGTCCGCAGTGACCGTGTTGACGCCCAGCGAATAGAATGGATGACCCTGCGGCGTCACCAGGTACCAGCGACCATCGCGCTTCTCGGTGCGGAAAAAACCGCTGGCCTTGAACGATGGGCCTTTGTTCAAGCCGCCGAATTTGTCCAGTGACGACTTCTCCCGCTCGGCCAGCCAGGTTTTCAGTTGTTGCTGCTCCTTGACCGCGGCGCCTTTGAGCTGATCGTCACTGCTGATTTTCTCTGGCCACTTGGCCCGTGTCGATTGACCGTAGGCATCGACCAATCCGCCATATACGGTTTGGGTCACCGCTTCACCGTCCTGCACACCAAAGCGCTCCAGCAGAATGCTTTGCGCGACGTTCGGCTGATCCATCGACACGCTCACCGACACCACTTGGCCACGGTCCAGTTCACCTGCGCTGCTGGCCAGCAACACTCGCTGGCCATCAACTGTCATCGGCATCGGTGGCCCGGCTTTCATGCCCAGGCTCAAGGGTGAAGTCGCTTGTAACGGCACCAACAGGGTTTGCGCAGGGCCGGCCGGCAGGTCGACGCGGCTGACCAGCGTCTTGCCATCGTTGCTCTGGATCGTGACGTACAGAGTCAGCGCCCAGTCCATCGCACTCTGGATCCGCAGGCTCATGAACCCCGATTGTGACCAGTCCCATGCACCGGTTTGCGGACTCAGGCGCAAGGTTGGCCGGGCCACCGGATTGAACGTTACCCGGCGCAGCACTTCGCCCTCGGGGGTTTGCTCGGCGTTGGATTGCGGCAAGCTGGCGTCCTGAGTCGCCACCTGAACCACGTCGGCGGGGCGTACAAAGTTGAACAGCGTCTGCTGTCCAGCGGGAGCGGCCAGCAAGGGTGTTGCGAACAACAGGGCGAAAACGGCAGGCAACGAACGGCGAATCATGAGAACGAAATTCTCCCTAACGACCTTCAATGGGCCAATGGAAAAGCGATGGCTGAAAGATAGACAACGCGGTGGGCGAAACCGCCCACCGGTGTTTCAGGAAATTTCGCGTCGGAAAGGAGGCAACGCATTGAGGATCGCCTTGCCATAGCGCTGAGTGACCAGGCGCCGGTCGAGCAAGGTGATGGTGCCGCGGTCTTCTTCGGTACGTAGCAGGCGACCGCAGGCCTGGACCAGTTTCAGCGAGGCGTCCGGTACGGAGATTTCCATGAACGGATTACCACCCCGGGCTTCGATCCATTCAGCCAGTGCTGCTTCGACGGGATCATCCGGCACCGAGAACGGAATTTTGGCGATGACCACATGCTCGCAATACGCACCGGGCAAGTCGACCCCTTCGGCAAAACTCGCCAGGCCGAACAGCACGCTGGAATCCCCGCCATCGACCCGCGCTTTGTGCTTGTTCAGGGTTTCCTGTTTCGACAGGTTGCCCTGGATGAACACTTGTTTGCGCCAGTCTCGGTCGAGGCCATCGAACACGTCCTGCATCTGTTTACGCGAGGAAAACAGCACCAGCGTACCCCGCGAGCCTTCGACCAGGTCTGGCAGATCGCGGATGATCGCCGCGGTGTGCGCTGCTGCATCCCGCGGGTCTGCGTTCAGGTTTGGCACTCGCAACACACCGGCGTCGGCATGGTGGAACGGGCTGGGCACCACGGCGGTAACGGCCTTTTTCGGCAGCCCGGCGCGCATGCGGAAGCGGTCGAAAGTACCGAGCGCGGTCAGGGTCGCCGATGTGACGAGGCAGCCATAGGCCACGTTCCACAAATTGCGCCGGAGCATTTCCGCCGCGAGGATCGGGCT
Proteins encoded:
- a CDS encoding serine hydrolase domain-containing protein; the protein is MQIQGHYELKFEPVREAFAALFDDPQERGAALCIQVGGETVLDLWSGTADKDGAEAWHSDTIANLFSCTKTFTAVTALQLVAEGKLQLDAPVARYWPEFAAAGKESVTLRHLLCHQAGLPALRELLAPEALYDWQTMVDALAAEAPWWTPGEGHGYAAITYGWLIGELLRRADGRGPGESIVARVAKPLGLDFHVGLADEEFHRVAHIARGKGNVGDTAAQRLLQVTMREPTAMTTRAFTNPPSIMTSTNKPEWRRMQQPAANGHGNARSLAGFYAGLLDGRLLESEMLDELTREHSLGEDKTLLTRTRFGLGCMLDQPDVPNATFGLGPRAFGHPGAGGSIGFADPEHDVAFGFVTNTLGPYVLMDPRAQKLVRVLATCL
- a CDS encoding beta-agarase — protein: MIRRSLPAVFALLFATPLLAAPAGQQTLFNFVRPADVVQVATQDASLPQSNAEQTPEGEVLRRVTFNPVARPTLRLSPQTGAWDWSQSGFMSLRIQSAMDWALTLYVTIQSNDGKTLVSRVDLPAGPAQTLLVPLQATSPLSLGMKAGPPMPMTVDGQRVLLASSAGELDRGQVVSVSVSMDQPNVAQSILLERFGVQDGEAVTQTVYGGLVDAYGQSTRAKWPEKISSDDQLKGAAVKEQQQLKTWLAEREKSSLDKFGGLNKGPSFKASGFFRTEKRDGRWYLVTPQGHPFYSLGVNTVTADVNQTYVAGREWMFESLPKPDDVLVGHYGEGDNRGGNGADQGRGYNAGRWYDFYGANLQRLYGDPCALGSDTKAGVAAAAKADAVEAAAEKAVERTVVPPSPESGVAEAARVEAKAPAPEAVEPCKAVFDEQRWANHTLDRLQAWGFNTIGNWSAPVLGNADRVPYTLPLAIVGDYASISTGSDWWGGMPDPFDPRFAMATERAVAIATRDHRDDPWLIGYYADNELAWAGPGDDPKDRYALAYGTLKMTTDVPAKRAFLKQLRDKYRNQAGLSKAWGIDLPAWELMEDPGFVPPLPDAAHPEIEADFRYFQKIFADTYFKTISDSLEWHAPNQLLLGGRFAISTPEAVESCAQYCDVLSFNMYTLQPQDGYDFAKLRNLDKPVLITEFNFGSADRGPFWGGVTPLAKEDDRGPAYANFLKQAMSEPSIVGVHWFQYLDQPVTGRLLDGENGHFGLVGITDLPFQGFVDSVRKSNLAAVDQMGKEAEKAAAEADKASHDAEGGRKADAGKGPGKGAGGHSGKGH
- a CDS encoding OmpA family protein — protein: MSSNKTLALALCFAVTGCAQTPQNDSDGGSWWSFGSSDKVAAKESAPAPAPLKPAAIAPVAKTDSSSPWYWPFGSDDSADKSAKPQVKPEVKPAAVAAAKTEADTGGKWWWPFGGSDQSTAKAVPMPDPKITQAWLDDYEPRLREAIKDSNLQLERRENVLVVIAPVEGSFNPDRPAMLLPVTLGPFTRVAKMLEVDPKTAVLVLGHSDTSGAAPANVKLSQERAQAVAAIFRLSGLQRDRLMLRGMGGDAPRAANDSVEGRALNRRVELLVTPQNTMVALLSKYNMPAPKPLTMVAAQDVKPVAKPVTAAPASSKATVPAAKKAPAKKAPAKKAPAKTATPAKKTTPAKASTADKKVAATDTAKK
- the pdxH gene encoding pyridoxamine 5'-phosphate oxidase, translated to MTQGLADMRRDYTRDGLTEAQAPGEPFALFHQWFADAVKTEQAPVEANAMTLATVDPDGRPHCRILLLKGLDEQGFTFFTNYDSAKGQHLAANPFAAMTFFWPALERQVRIEGRVVKVTPQESDAYYQVRPLGSRLGAWASPQSRVIADRGELETLLKDTEQRFSDSQPHCPEHWGGYRLLPERIEFWQGRPSRLHDRLNYRQQAARWILERLAP